DNA sequence from the Nisaea sediminum genome:
GGCAAAGGCACGGGCAATGTCCTGCTCACTGTTCTTATTCTGGAAGTCGAGGGATGCCATCTCGCGGAACAGCGAGTAATTGCCGCTCAGATTGGCGTCGTTGAAGCGCAGCAGCGTGCTGACGATCAGGATGTCGCGTTCTTCCTCGCTCGGCATGGCGGCGCTCGCCGGGCCCGCGGAGAAGGCGACAAGAAAGGCGACCACGAGAGCCGCCAGGATACCGGTTTTATTGCTTTTCATTCTTGCGTGAGCCCCGTTCCCCCAAAGCCGTCCGGACGTGAGCATGCCGGTTTTCGGCAGGGGCGAGAACTGGATTTCTGCGCGAAGGGGAAAAGCCGATGGCGGCCTCAGCTACAATCTAGCCCCGACCCTCTCGGAGGAGGCCGGACTCCTCGCGGAACCGGATTTGCCGCGAATAAAAACGGGCATCCGATACGTATTTCATGGAAAGAGGCAGAAAGATTAAATGGTCGGGGAGAGAGGATTCGAACCTCCGGCCCCTGCCTCCCGAAGACAGTGCTCTACCAGGCTGAGCTACTCCCCGACCGACGAGAGGGCGCTATATAGCGTGGCCTCCCGACCGCATCAAGCGGTGATTTTCATTCCGTTACAAGTTTTTGCGGATCGCGGCTCAATAGGCCCGTTCGACGCAGAAATCGACCACGTCGATCAGCGCCTGCTTGGCGTCTCCGTCCTCGAACAGGCCGAGCGCGTCGCGGGCGATGGCGGCGTAGTGGCGGGCGCGGTCGAGACTGTCGGCGAGCGTGTTGTGCTTCGCCATCAGCGCCTGCGCATGGGCGAGATCGCCCTCCTGCTGGTCGAGATCCTGCAGCGTGCGGCGCCAGAAGGCGCGCTCCTCGTCGTCGCCGCGGCGGAAGGCGAGGATCACCGGCAGGGTGATCTTGCCCTCCTGGAAATCGTCGCCGACGGTCTTGCCGAGCTTTTCCTGCTGCGCCGAGTAGTCCAGCACGTCGTCGACGAGCTGGAAGGCGATGCCGAGATTCATGCCGTAGCTCTCGAGCGCCTGCTGTTCCGCCTTCGGGCGTTCGGCGACGACCGCGCCGACTTCGGCGGCGGCGGCGAAGAGCTTCGCAGTCTTGCCGCGGATCACCTCGAGATAGGCGCTCTCGTCGGTCTCGGTGTCGTTCGTGGTGATGAGCTGCTGCACCTCGCCCTCGGCGATCACGGCGCTGGCCTCGGAGAGGATGCGCATCACCTCGATGGAGCCGTCGGACGTCATCAGCTGGAAGGAGCGGCTGAAGAGGAAGTCGCCGACCAGCACGCTCGCCTGGTTGCCCCAGACCGCGTTGGCGCTTTCCCGGCCGCGGCGGAGCTCGCTCTCGTCGACCACGTCGTCATGCAGAAGGGTGGCGGTATGGATGAACTCGACGCAGGCCGCGAGCTTCACGTGCCGCTCGCCCTGATAGCCGCAAAGTGCGGCCGCACCGAGGGTCAGCATCGGGCGGAGGCGCTTGCCGCCGGCGGCGATCAGGTGCCCCGCGAGCTGCGGGATCAGCGCCACCGGGCTCTGCATATTCTCGATGATGGTCTTGTTGACCCGGTCGAGATCGGCTTTCACCAAATTCGAGAGGCCCTCGATGGAAGCCTTGCGCTTCCCGCTGTCTCCGAAATCCACAACCACGCCCAAGGCAAACTCCGTGTCGCTTGACGCCCTTCAATCGCGCAGCGAGCATAGGTCCGCAAATCGGGCGGTCAAGTCTCGCGCCCGCGCTCCGGTGCCGCACAGCGAAATATGCCGCCGTGACGGTCCGCAAGAGATACAGGTTTCCGGGAACTCGCCATGAAGGAACTGCTGCGCACGACCGACCTTGTCCGGCTTTCCTTCCTCGGCGCGCTGCTGCGGGATGCCGGGATAGAACCGCTGGTGCTCGACAATCACATGAGCGTGCTCGAGGGCAGCGCCAATGCGATCCCGCGCCGGCTTGCCGTCAGCGACGAGGATTACGTTCTGGCGAAACGCGTTCTGGAGGATGCGGGTGAGCCTCTCGACGAAGACTGAGTCTCCGGTGGAGGTCACCGAGGACAGCCTGCTCGGCGGCAGGGTGCGTTTCCTGCAGCCGGCTGCCGGGTACCGCGCCGCGGTCGACCCGGTCCTGCTGGCGGCCATGGCGCCTGCGGAGGCGGGCATGCAGGTCCTTGATCTCGGCTGCGGTGCGGGGGCGGTTCTGCTCTGCCTGCTGGCGCGTGTGCCGGACCTCACGATCATCGGGATCGAGGCGGAGCCGGAAATGTGCGACCTCGCTCGCCGGAACGCCGAGCTGAACGGCGTCACTGACCGTTTCGAGGTCCGCCAGGGCCGGATCGAGGCGCGACCGCCGCTGTACGAGGAAGGCGCGTTCGATCTCGTGCTCGCCAACCCGCCCTACCAGGCGCCGGAGACCGCCGACCCGTCGGCGAACCGGCTGAAGGCGGCGGCGCATGTCGAGGCGGATACCGTGGCGGCGGACTGGATCGAGGCCGCCTATCGGGCACTCCGCCACAAGGGGCGGTTCGCGATGGTCCAGCGGGCGGACCGGCTGGCCGACCTTCTGGCGCCGCTCGACCGTCGCTTCGGCGGGATCGAGGTGCATCCGCTTTATCCGAAGCCGGGGCGACCGGCGAAACGGGTGGTGCTGATCGCCCGCAAGGGCGTACGCACGCCGCTTGCCCTTTCAAGCGGGATCGTCCTGCACAATATGGATGGGAGTTATTCCCCGGCCGTCGCCGCCGCCCTGGACACCGGGTACGCGCTGGCGCCGGCCCTGTCCGAATAGAGGAGCAGCAGATGCCCCGTCGCCGCTGGTCGTGGCTCAACCCCTTCCATCCACGCGACCCCGAGGTCGCGGTGATCCGTCTGAAAGGTCCCATCGGCGATCTCGGGTCTTTTCGTCAGGGGCTCAATATCGAGCGCTTCGACGGCATTCTCGAGGCCGCCTTCGCCTCCCGCCGCACGAGCGCGGTGGCCCTGCTGATCAACTCCCCTGGCGGCTCGCCCGTGCAGTCGGACCTGATCAAGAGCCGAATCGAGGCGCTGGCCCGCGAATATGAGAAGCCGGTCGTCGCCTTCACCGAGGACCTCTGCGCCTCGGGCGGTTACTGGATCGCCCAGGCGGCGGAGGAGATCGTCGCGCATCCGTCCTCCGTGGTCGGCTCCATCGGCGTGATCACGGCCGGGTTCGGCCTGCAGGAGGCGATCGCGAAGCTCGGCATCGAGCGCCGGGTACACACCAAGGGGACGGCGAAAGGCATGCTTGACCCGTTCCAGCCGGAGAAGGCGGAGGATGTGGAGCGGCTGGAAGCCCTGCAGCGGGATCTCTACGAGGGTTTCAAGAAGGTGGTGCGCCGCCGTCGCGGCGGAAAACTCAAGGGCGAGGACGCGGAGCTCTTCAGCGGCGCGGTCTGGACCGGAGAGAAGGCGCTCGAACTGGGGATCGTCGACAGGCTCGGCGATCTTCGCACGGTCATGCGGGAGCGCTTTGGCGAGGACGTCCGCTTCCGAACCTACGGTCCGCGCCTGTCCTTCTGGCAGCGGCTGCGGCGCGGGAGCCGGTCTTCGAGCGCTGTTGGCGAGATGCCGTCCCTAGCGCACGGTCTGATCGCGGCGATCGAGGAACGGCTGCTCTGGAACAGGTTCGGGCTTTGAGTCTCAGCCGTTCGGGCGCAGCAGGACCTTGCCGCCCCGGCCCTCGCGCTTGGCATGGGCCATCGCCTTCTGGATGTCTTCCAGCCCGTAGCGCGCCTCGACCGCGACCTTGAGTGTGCCGTCGAGGAAATAGCCGGAAAGTTCCGTGTAGAGGTCCCGGATCTTTTTCCCCGACATTCCGCGCATCAATTTCGCCAGCCAGAAGCCGGTCAGGGTGATGTCGCGGAAGACGACCTGGTGCGGGTCGAGCGTGCAGGGCTTACCGCTCAGGAGTCCGTAATTTACGATGGTTCCGCCGGGTGCGAGACATTCGGCCATGTCCTGAACGGCAGAGCCGGCAATGGCGTCGAGCCCGAGCTTGATCTCGGCGCCGTTGGTGGCGGAGGCGACGCGTCTGGCGAGGTCCGGGCCTTCCAGCACGACGACATTGGCGCCCATGTCGTGCAGCGGCTTGATCAGGTCCTTGCGGCGGACGACGTTGACGGTGTGCAGGTCGAGCTTGCGGGCGAGCTTGATGACATCGGTGCCGACGCCGGAATTGGCGGCGTTCTGCATCACCCAGTCGCCGGGCTTCAGCTTCACGTATTCCTGCAGCATGAGCAGGGAGGTTGCCGCGTTGACCTTCATCATCGCCGCCTGTTCGGGGTCGATATTCGCCGGCAGCTTGACCAGTTGCGCCGTCGGGAGGGTCAGTTGCTGGCTCCAGTTGGCGCGGTAGAGGCTCATCACCAGATCGCCGGGCGCGAGATCCTTCACGCCGTCGCCGACCGCGGTCACCCGTCCGGCGCCTTCGATCCCGAGGGGAGAGGGCGTCTCCGGGATGCTGGCGTAATTGCCCTCGATGCCGAGAATGTCCGCGGGGTTGATGGAGCAGGCGATCAGTTCGATCGTCGCCTCGCCCTTGCCGGGCGCCGGGGCATCCGGAACGTCCTTGCAGACGACGACCTGTTCGGCGGGTCCGACACGTGTCAGTTCAGCGGCTTTCATTCTGGCTCTCCCTCGCTCCAAGCGTGCGCACCGTCGCGGGTTTCCCGGCGCGCTCTTTCAGAAATGATCCAACGCAACGGCAATTCAACAGTTTCTTTCAGCAATGCTGTGTTCGGCGAGCGGAGGCTGATAATCTCGCCGCATGGACAAGCTCACGGAAAAGACGGTGGCCGGGCGTGCGCCTGAGCGGCTGGAAACGGATCGTCTCATCCTGCGCCGCTTCGAGGAGGCGGATCGCGCGGAAATGATCCGCTTCTACGGTGATCCCGAGGTCATGGCGATCCGGAAATACGGAGTGAGAGACCCGGAGGCGGCGAGCGCGGCCTTCGATGTTCTGATGCGGCACTGGGAGACCCACGGTTTCGGGCTCTATGCCGTCCTGGAGCGCGGCAGCGGCGCCTTCTGCGGGGAATGTGGTCTGCGCTACGTGGACGGCGGCATGGAGATCGAAATCTCCTACGGGCTGTTTCTGCTCTTCCGCGGCAAGGGTTACGCGACGGAGGCGGCGACGGCGGCGCGCGATGTGGCCATGAAAGTGCTCGGCCTTCCCGACCTCGTCGCCTTTTCGCGCGGCGACAACACGGTCTCTCACAAGGTGCTGGAGAAGCTCGGCATGGTGCTCGTCGAGCGCCGCGAGGTGCCGGCGCACGGTCACGGTGTTGTCAGGTATCTGCTCAAGCCCTCTTCAGGCTCTTGAACTCCCGGCGCGATCAGCTAAAACGGTCAAATGTTCAGTCTGCAGAAAATTCTCGTTCTCTTCGCCGTTCTCGCGGCCATCTGGTACGGCTTCAAGTTGGTGACCCGGCTCGATCAGGCGCGCAAGCAGAAGCTGAAGGA
Encoded proteins:
- a CDS encoding polyprenyl synthetase family protein — translated: MGVVVDFGDSGKRKASIEGLSNLVKADLDRVNKTIIENMQSPVALIPQLAGHLIAAGGKRLRPMLTLGAAALCGYQGERHVKLAACVEFIHTATLLHDDVVDESELRRGRESANAVWGNQASVLVGDFLFSRSFQLMTSDGSIEVMRILSEASAVIAEGEVQQLITTNDTETDESAYLEVIRGKTAKLFAAAAEVGAVVAERPKAEQQALESYGMNLGIAFQLVDDVLDYSAQQEKLGKTVGDDFQEGKITLPVILAFRRGDDEERAFWRRTLQDLDQQEGDLAHAQALMAKHNTLADSLDRARHYAAIARDALGLFEDGDAKQALIDVVDFCVERAY
- a CDS encoding putative signal transducing protein is translated as MKELLRTTDLVRLSFLGALLRDAGIEPLVLDNHMSVLEGSANAIPRRLAVSDEDYVLAKRVLEDAGEPLDED
- a CDS encoding tRNA1(Val) (adenine(37)-N6)-methyltransferase, producing the protein MSLSTKTESPVEVTEDSLLGGRVRFLQPAAGYRAAVDPVLLAAMAPAEAGMQVLDLGCGAGAVLLCLLARVPDLTIIGIEAEPEMCDLARRNAELNGVTDRFEVRQGRIEARPPLYEEGAFDLVLANPPYQAPETADPSANRLKAAAHVEADTVAADWIEAAYRALRHKGRFAMVQRADRLADLLAPLDRRFGGIEVHPLYPKPGRPAKRVVLIARKGVRTPLALSSGIVLHNMDGSYSPAVAAALDTGYALAPALSE
- a CDS encoding S49 family peptidase, translating into MPRRRWSWLNPFHPRDPEVAVIRLKGPIGDLGSFRQGLNIERFDGILEAAFASRRTSAVALLINSPGGSPVQSDLIKSRIEALAREYEKPVVAFTEDLCASGGYWIAQAAEEIVAHPSSVVGSIGVITAGFGLQEAIAKLGIERRVHTKGTAKGMLDPFQPEKAEDVERLEALQRDLYEGFKKVVRRRRGGKLKGEDAELFSGAVWTGEKALELGIVDRLGDLRTVMRERFGEDVRFRTYGPRLSFWQRLRRGSRSSSAVGEMPSLAHGLIAAIEERLLWNRFGL
- a CDS encoding zinc-dependent alcohol dehydrogenase family protein, whose amino-acid sequence is MKAAELTRVGPAEQVVVCKDVPDAPAPGKGEATIELIACSINPADILGIEGNYASIPETPSPLGIEGAGRVTAVGDGVKDLAPGDLVMSLYRANWSQQLTLPTAQLVKLPANIDPEQAAMMKVNAATSLLMLQEYVKLKPGDWVMQNAANSGVGTDVIKLARKLDLHTVNVVRRKDLIKPLHDMGANVVVLEGPDLARRVASATNGAEIKLGLDAIAGSAVQDMAECLAPGGTIVNYGLLSGKPCTLDPHQVVFRDITLTGFWLAKLMRGMSGKKIRDLYTELSGYFLDGTLKVAVEARYGLEDIQKAMAHAKREGRGGKVLLRPNG
- a CDS encoding GNAT family N-acetyltransferase, which codes for MDKLTEKTVAGRAPERLETDRLILRRFEEADRAEMIRFYGDPEVMAIRKYGVRDPEAASAAFDVLMRHWETHGFGLYAVLERGSGAFCGECGLRYVDGGMEIEISYGLFLLFRGKGYATEAATAARDVAMKVLGLPDLVAFSRGDNTVSHKVLEKLGMVLVERREVPAHGHGVVRYLLKPSSGS